The Flavobacteriaceae bacterium 3519-10 genome includes a window with the following:
- a CDS encoding Delta-1-pyrroline-5-carboxylate dehydrogenase — MTKAISQVPFAANEPVRTYEPGSAEVKSLISMYKKMWNEKAEIPMIINGKEVITEDKVAINSPQDHEHDLGFYYKGNMQHVDDAINTALAAKEKWNKLGWEHRAAIFLKAAELIAGPYRDRLNAATMIGQSKNVHQAEIDAACEFIDFLRYNVEFMTEIYSEQPVSDTGIWNRSEYRPLEGFCFAVTPFNFTAIAGNLPTCMAMMGNVVVWKPSNNQVLSAQVIMDVLIEAGLPAGVINLIFTDGKETAEKVLAHPEFAGLHFTGSTSVFQGMWKMIGNNIHQYKTYPRIVGETGGKDFVMVHPSANAAAVATALVRGAFEYQGQKCSAASRAYIPKSLWNEVKEIMGAQLKTVKMGSPEDPSNFVNAVISQGSFDKCKGYIERAQNSADAEVIFGGKCDDSKGWFVEPTVIETTNPNYESVCEEIFGPILSVYVYEDLKWNETLKLVDQTSIYSLTGSIFAQDRYAIEEAYNALENAAGNFYINDKPTGAVVGQQPFGGARASGTNDKAGSKMNLLRWTSVRSIKETFVSPKDYKYPYLG, encoded by the coding sequence ATGACTAAAGCAATTTCCCAGGTTCCCTTTGCTGCAAATGAGCCCGTAAGAACCTACGAGCCAGGCTCTGCGGAAGTGAAATCCCTGATTTCCATGTATAAAAAGATGTGGAACGAAAAAGCGGAAATCCCAATGATCATCAATGGTAAAGAGGTGATTACTGAAGACAAAGTCGCCATTAATTCGCCGCAGGATCATGAACACGACCTAGGTTTTTATTATAAAGGCAATATGCAGCACGTGGATGATGCCATCAATACGGCGCTGGCTGCAAAAGAGAAATGGAATAAACTGGGTTGGGAGCACCGCGCAGCCATCTTCCTTAAAGCTGCTGAATTAATAGCCGGACCTTACAGAGACCGTCTAAATGCAGCAACGATGATTGGCCAAAGCAAGAATGTACACCAGGCTGAAATTGATGCCGCCTGCGAATTCATTGATTTCCTGCGGTATAACGTAGAATTTATGACTGAAATCTATTCCGAACAGCCTGTTTCGGATACCGGCATTTGGAACCGCTCTGAATACCGTCCGCTTGAAGGTTTTTGCTTTGCGGTAACCCCGTTCAACTTCACCGCAATTGCCGGAAACCTGCCAACATGTATGGCGATGATGGGAAATGTAGTGGTGTGGAAGCCATCAAACAACCAGGTGCTGTCGGCACAGGTGATCATGGATGTTTTAATTGAAGCAGGATTACCGGCGGGCGTAATTAACCTGATTTTTACAGACGGAAAAGAAACCGCTGAGAAAGTTTTGGCTCACCCTGAGTTTGCCGGACTTCATTTTACGGGTTCAACGTCAGTATTTCAGGGTATGTGGAAGATGATCGGCAACAACATTCATCAATACAAAACATATCCGCGTATCGTGGGCGAAACCGGCGGGAAAGATTTCGTAATGGTGCATCCTTCTGCAAATGCTGCTGCCGTAGCAACAGCTTTAGTACGCGGCGCTTTCGAATATCAGGGGCAGAAATGTTCGGCTGCATCGCGGGCTTATATCCCCAAATCGCTTTGGAATGAAGTAAAAGAAATAATGGGCGCACAGCTGAAAACCGTGAAAATGGGAAGCCCCGAAGATCCATCGAATTTCGTCAATGCAGTAATCAGCCAGGGTTCGTTCGATAAATGTAAAGGCTACATTGAGCGTGCACAAAATTCAGCGGATGCTGAGGTTATTTTTGGCGGTAAATGCGACGACAGCAAAGGATGGTTTGTAGAGCCGACTGTAATTGAGACCACCAATCCGAATTACGAATCGGTATGTGAAGAGATTTTCGGACCCATACTTTCGGTTTATGTTTACGAAGATCTGAAGTGGAACGAAACTTTGAAGCTGGTTGATCAAACCTCGATATATTCCTTAACCGGATCAATCTTCGCGCAGGACCGTTATGCGATTGAAGAAGCTTATAACGCACTCGAAAATGCGGCAGGAAACTTCTATATCAATGATAAACCGACAGGCGCAGTGGTTGGTCAGCAGCCTTTTGGCGGCGCCAGAGCTTCCGGAACAAACGATAAGGCAGGTTCTAAAATGAATTTGCTACGATGGACTTCGGTGCGTAGCATTAAAGAAACATTTGTATCGCCTAAAGATTACAAATATCCATATTTAGGATAA
- a CDS encoding Manganese superoxide dismutase, with product MGINRLNNKIMAFELPKLGYAYDALEPIIDAKTMEIHHTKHHQAYIDNLNKAIEGTELEGKSIEEICKTGVDKAAVRNNGGGHFNHSLFWDILTPGGSKEPVGNVKAALETYGGFDKFKTDFAEAAKTRFGSGWAWLCKTQDGSVAVCSTANQDNPLMPIVDVQETPILGLDVWEHAYYLNYQNRRPDYVSAFFEVINWDKVEERFNK from the coding sequence TTGGGTATTAACAGATTAAATAACAAAATTATGGCATTCGAACTACCGAAATTAGGATATGCGTACGACGCTCTGGAACCGATCATTGACGCAAAAACAATGGAAATCCACCACACAAAACATCACCAAGCTTATATCGACAACCTGAATAAAGCGATTGAAGGAACTGAGCTTGAAGGAAAATCCATCGAAGAAATCTGCAAGACAGGCGTAGATAAAGCTGCAGTACGCAATAATGGTGGCGGACATTTCAACCACAGTCTTTTCTGGGATATACTAACGCCGGGCGGAAGCAAGGAGCCGGTTGGAAACGTGAAAGCAGCGCTTGAAACTTACGGTGGATTTGATAAATTCAAAACCGATTTCGCTGAAGCTGCCAAGACGCGTTTCGGATCAGGCTGGGCATGGCTTTGCAAAACACAAGACGGTTCAGTGGCGGTTTGCTCTACAGCTAATCAGGATAATCCGCTGATGCCTATAGTTGACGTTCAGGAAACTCCGATCTTAGGACTTGATGTTTGGGAACATGCATATTACCTCAATTATCAGAACAGAAGACCAGATTATGTTTCGGCCTTCTTTGAAGTGATCAACTGGGATAAAGTAGAAGAAAGGTTTAATAAATAA
- a CDS encoding Mn-dependent transcriptional regulator MntR encodes MLISLTEENYLKALFHLINADSTVTVNEMSKFLDVKMPSVNNMMKKFADRKWVIYENYKPLKITDEGKKQAALVVRKHRLTEMFLVEKMNFGWEDVHEIAEQLEHIHSDMFFDKMDEILNYPKTDPHGEPIPDKDGNIIAQHLKKLSDCTVEQKVVFTAVTISDADFLSYLTAKNLELGKEIEVLGIEKYDRSMTVRIDSDTAVLSKMICEKILVKDL; translated from the coding sequence ATGTTGATTTCGCTCACCGAAGAAAACTATCTCAAAGCGCTTTTCCATCTGATTAATGCAGACAGCACCGTAACCGTTAACGAAATGAGTAAGTTTCTTGATGTGAAGATGCCGAGCGTTAATAACATGATGAAGAAATTTGCGGACAGAAAATGGGTGATCTATGAAAACTATAAGCCCTTAAAAATAACGGACGAAGGCAAGAAACAGGCTGCTTTGGTCGTGAGAAAGCACCGTTTAACAGAGATGTTTCTCGTAGAAAAGATGAATTTCGGCTGGGAAGACGTGCACGAAATTGCAGAACAGCTTGAACACATACATTCCGACATGTTTTTCGATAAGATGGACGAGATCTTAAACTACCCCAAAACAGATCCTCACGGCGAGCCAATTCCCGATAAAGACGGAAACATTATTGCGCAGCATCTTAAAAAGCTGAGCGACTGTACGGTTGAGCAAAAGGTTGTCTTTACCGCAGTTACCATTAGCGATGCGGATTTCCTCAGTTATCTCACTGCGAAAAACCTTGAATTGGGAAAAGAAATTGAAGTACTCGGAATTGAGAAGTACGACAGGTCGATGACGGTGAGAATCGATTCGGACACGGCGGTTCTAAGTAAAATGATCTGCGAAAAAATCCTTGTGAAGGATCTATAA
- a CDS encoding DNA mismatch repair protein MutS, with translation MAPNQPHPMAKKETPLMTQYNTIKAKYPDALLLFRVGDFYETFGSDAVRTAQILGIVLTRRANGEGHIELAGFPHHSIDSYLPKLVRAGLRVAICDQLEDPKTVAKGIVKRGVTELVTPGVTFNEQVLSSKKNNFLLSVHKEKEKFGMALVDVSTGEFLVSEGNLEKLLHIVHTFDPSEIIYQRSTELPSQLKNKSSFKLEDWAFQHNYAYEKLTNHFRTASLKGFGIEEYKLGIVAAGAIFAYLVEDTHHALLQHITKIKLIPQEDYLMMDNFTLRNLEIVYPSNPQGKSLLDIIDKTSTPMGGRLLRRRLILPLKSVDEINRRLSLIEFFNKEDHLKYEIQQLLKSVSDLDRLMGKLASEKICPKEVGYLRQSLVNIHQIKNLLHKFDEVFAWLDPLNDLEELIRYLQNYLNDELPVNIAKGNVIKEGISEELDHLRGLQRKGKNFLDEMCERETARTGISSLKISFNNVFGYFIEVRNTHKDKVPTDWIRKQTLVNAERYITEELKEYEEQILGAEEKISKIEHELYRKVCDNVMVYIDSIQDNSKIISELDCGVGLSELAVSESYTRPVLNDSFEISLKEARHPIIENALPLGEKYIPNDLFLDKDSQQIIMVTGPNMAGKSAILRQTAIICLMAQVGSFVPAKYAEIGILDKIFTRVGASDNISAGESTFMVEMNEAANILNNISDRSLILLDEIGRGTSTYDGVSIAWAIAEYLHQHPTQAKTLFATHYHELNEMTVNFERIKNFHVSIQENKGNIIFMRKLLPGGSEHSFGIHVAKLAGMPAKVVNRANEVLKTLEKSRTQSGSKDKTKAITDENMQLSFFQLDDPVLENIREELTKIDINTLTPIEALMKLNSIKKMIGK, from the coding sequence TTGGCGCCGAATCAACCGCATCCGATGGCTAAAAAAGAAACTCCCTTAATGACGCAGTATAATACCATTAAGGCGAAATATCCTGATGCGCTGCTGCTTTTCCGTGTAGGAGATTTCTACGAAACTTTCGGTAGTGATGCGGTGCGCACAGCGCAGATTCTCGGCATTGTTCTTACGCGCCGTGCCAACGGTGAGGGTCATATTGAGCTGGCCGGTTTTCCGCATCATTCCATAGATTCGTATTTGCCCAAACTCGTGCGTGCCGGGTTGCGAGTAGCAATCTGCGACCAACTGGAAGATCCCAAAACGGTTGCAAAGGGCATTGTAAAACGCGGAGTTACCGAACTTGTGACGCCCGGAGTAACTTTCAATGAGCAGGTTCTGAGCTCTAAAAAGAATAATTTCCTACTATCTGTCCATAAAGAAAAGGAAAAGTTTGGGATGGCGCTCGTGGATGTTTCAACGGGTGAATTTCTTGTTTCAGAAGGAAATCTCGAGAAGCTGCTGCACATTGTTCATACGTTTGATCCAAGCGAAATCATATACCAAAGGTCTACCGAACTTCCGAGCCAGCTTAAAAATAAAAGCAGTTTCAAGCTCGAAGACTGGGCTTTTCAACATAATTATGCCTACGAAAAACTTACGAATCACTTCAGGACAGCCTCTTTAAAAGGGTTCGGAATTGAAGAGTACAAACTGGGCATCGTGGCTGCAGGCGCCATCTTCGCATACCTCGTAGAAGATACGCATCATGCACTTTTACAGCACATCACGAAGATCAAACTGATTCCCCAGGAAGATTATCTGATGATGGATAATTTTACGCTGCGAAATCTGGAAATCGTGTATCCGAGTAATCCGCAGGGAAAATCGCTGCTCGACATTATCGACAAAACCTCTACGCCGATGGGCGGAAGGCTGTTGCGCCGCAGATTGATTTTACCCCTGAAATCGGTGGACGAAATAAACCGCAGACTGAGTTTAATTGAGTTTTTCAACAAAGAAGATCATTTAAAATACGAGATCCAGCAGCTGCTGAAATCGGTTTCAGATTTAGACCGTCTGATGGGCAAGCTGGCCTCAGAGAAAATCTGTCCGAAAGAAGTCGGTTATCTGCGCCAGAGCCTCGTAAATATTCATCAGATAAAGAATCTGCTGCATAAGTTCGATGAGGTTTTCGCCTGGCTCGATCCTTTAAATGATCTCGAAGAATTGATCCGTTATCTGCAGAATTACCTTAATGATGAGCTTCCGGTGAACATCGCAAAAGGAAATGTGATTAAAGAAGGCATTTCCGAAGAACTCGATCATCTGCGCGGTCTGCAACGTAAAGGCAAAAATTTCCTCGATGAAATGTGCGAGCGCGAAACTGCAAGAACAGGAATTTCGAGTCTCAAAATAAGCTTCAACAATGTTTTCGGTTACTTTATTGAGGTGCGAAATACGCATAAGGATAAAGTTCCAACCGATTGGATCCGCAAACAGACGCTTGTGAACGCCGAGAGGTACATCACTGAAGAACTGAAGGAATACGAAGAGCAAATACTGGGTGCGGAAGAAAAGATATCCAAAATTGAACACGAACTGTACCGCAAAGTCTGCGACAATGTGATGGTTTACATCGACAGTATTCAGGATAATTCCAAAATTATTTCTGAACTCGATTGTGGCGTCGGACTGTCTGAGCTGGCTGTTTCCGAAAGTTATACGCGGCCCGTCCTTAATGATTCGTTTGAGATCAGCCTTAAAGAAGCGCGTCACCCGATCATCGAAAACGCGTTGCCGCTTGGCGAAAAGTATATTCCGAATGATTTGTTTCTCGATAAAGATTCGCAGCAGATTATTATGGTTACAGGCCCGAATATGGCGGGTAAATCAGCTATTCTGCGACAGACGGCAATTATCTGCTTAATGGCTCAGGTGGGAAGTTTTGTACCCGCGAAATATGCTGAAATCGGGATTTTAGACAAAATTTTTACCAGAGTAGGTGCGAGCGACAATATTTCAGCAGGCGAATCGACTTTCATGGTAGAAATGAATGAAGCCGCGAATATCCTCAACAATATTTCGGACCGCAGTTTAATCCTTCTGGATGAAATCGGGCGCGGAACATCGACGTACGACGGAGTTTCAATCGCGTGGGCAATTGCCGAATATCTTCATCAGCACCCAACGCAGGCCAAAACGTTGTTCGCTACGCATTACCACGAACTCAACGAGATGACGGTGAATTTCGAAAGAATTAAAAACTTCCATGTATCAATTCAGGAGAACAAAGGCAATATTATTTTCATGCGGAAACTGCTTCCGGGCGGCAGCGAACACAGCTTCGGGATCCATGTGGCAAAACTGGCCGGAATGCCTGCCAAAGTGGTGAACCGCGCGAACGAGGTATTGAAAACTTTAGAAAAAAGCCGCACGCAGAGTGGTTCTAAAGATAAAACTAAGGCCATCACCGATGAGAATATGCAGCTTTCATTCTTTCAGCTGGACGATCCTGTTCTCGAAAATATACGTGAAGAACTTACAAAAATCGACATCAATACTTTGACGCCGATCGAAGCTTTGATGAAGCTGAATTCAATTAAAAAAATGATTGGAAAGTGA
- a CDS encoding putative peptidase, M28 family — protein sequence MNNYLKLFFLLCTSTVYSQEVSRQSVVNTLSVLASDQMKGREIGTPQNDSAAVFIAKRFEENNLDYCVGTSFLVPFEYKGKTAYNVCGIKKGKSDKSLAYSAHFDHIGSNGKGPDPIFNGADDNASGVSLMIGLSEYFKTSAPEFSMIFMAFNGEEKGMKGSKAIAEEVQLQKYFNNTQALFNFEMVATVSQFGANAMYMTGDTFSDLDELMNTAAADQFKIHPDPYTGQQLFYRSDNVVFAKKGIIAHSFSTVDMTTAKHYHQANDDLAVVNFDNLTLMINSLGKTISTLKPSDFSPKYNETVNLKR from the coding sequence ATGAACAATTACCTTAAACTGTTTTTTCTCCTGTGTACCTCAACAGTTTACTCGCAGGAAGTCAGCCGCCAAAGTGTAGTAAATACTTTATCTGTGCTGGCTTCAGACCAAATGAAGGGTCGCGAAATCGGTACACCGCAAAACGATTCGGCTGCAGTTTTCATCGCAAAACGGTTTGAGGAAAACAATCTGGATTACTGCGTGGGCACCTCTTTTCTTGTCCCGTTTGAATATAAAGGCAAGACGGCTTACAATGTCTGTGGCATAAAGAAAGGCAAAAGTGATAAATCCTTGGCCTACTCCGCGCATTTCGATCATATTGGCTCCAACGGCAAAGGACCTGATCCCATTTTTAACGGTGCGGACGACAATGCGAGTGGCGTAAGCCTCATGATAGGTCTTTCGGAATATTTCAAAACTTCTGCACCCGAATTTTCGATGATCTTCATGGCATTCAATGGTGAAGAAAAGGGCATGAAAGGCTCCAAAGCAATTGCTGAAGAAGTTCAGCTTCAGAAATATTTCAACAATACACAGGCGCTTTTCAATTTCGAAATGGTCGCTACGGTTTCACAATTCGGTGCGAATGCAATGTATATGACGGGCGATACTTTTTCAGATTTGGATGAACTCATGAATACTGCGGCCGCAGATCAGTTTAAAATACATCCCGATCCGTACACGGGTCAGCAGCTTTTTTACCGTTCAGACAATGTGGTTTTCGCCAAGAAAGGCATTATCGCACACTCATTTTCAACGGTGGATATGACGACTGCAAAACATTATCATCAGGCAAATGACGATCTGGCGGTTGTGAATTTTGATAACTTGACTCTTATGATCAACAGTCTCGGAAAAACCATCAGCACATTAAAACCTTCGGATTTCAGCCCTAAATATAACGAGACTGTTAATTTGAAGCGCTGA
- a CDS encoding ABC transporter, ATP-binding protein, MsbA family → MLPILGLMFGTVDKVDTTTPPVNTGRLVDSFGYAKDWAYYNIQKNIEDYGTVKVLAVLCAVTAVAFLLRNIFRYLGSFLLVNYRVGITKDLRTAMYDKFLKLPVSFFTEKRKGDMMSRISNDIGGVENGIMGSLVDVINSPFMIISSLITLFILSPNLTLFSLLVFPLMGGLIAWVGKSLKKQATAAQEELGNLFSLVDETLKSSKVIKIFNADKILKNRFSTTTDNWQKYAIGMSRRRELASPMSEFLGSVTILIITWFAGVQILNEQTMEPETFLVFIGMFFQILDPAKKLSSAISNIQGGMASLDRVSEVLDYDLKVEEIANPHAISTLKDKIEFKNIGFNYDKDNVILKNFHLTIPKGKTVALVGQSGSGKTTIANLLARFYDVSEGEILVDGKNIKDLKLNDYRHLLGMVTQESVLFNDSVFNNILMGKADATEEEVMAAAKIANAHEFIEGLPEKYYTNIGDDGNKLSGGQKQRVSIARAVLKNPPIMILDEATSALDTESERFVQDALEKMMENRTSLVIAHRLSTIQKADWIVVMERGNIVEQGTHTELMNNNSVYRKLVELQNFG, encoded by the coding sequence ATGCTCCCGATTTTGGGCCTGATGTTCGGCACTGTAGATAAAGTAGACACCACTACACCGCCTGTAAATACCGGCAGGTTGGTTGATTCTTTTGGCTACGCTAAAGATTGGGCCTACTACAATATCCAGAAAAACATAGAAGATTATGGCACGGTGAAGGTACTCGCGGTGCTTTGCGCGGTTACGGCGGTGGCATTCTTACTTAGAAATATCTTCCGTTATCTGGGCTCATTCCTTTTAGTGAATTACCGGGTCGGGATCACAAAAGACCTGCGGACGGCGATGTACGATAAGTTTCTTAAGCTGCCGGTTTCATTTTTTACTGAAAAACGGAAAGGCGATATGATGAGCCGAATTTCAAATGATATCGGAGGTGTTGAAAACGGCATTATGGGAAGCCTCGTAGACGTCATCAATTCGCCGTTTATGATTATCTCGTCACTCATCACTTTGTTTATCCTGTCGCCGAATCTTACTCTTTTTTCCCTGCTTGTGTTTCCGCTGATGGGAGGCCTGATCGCGTGGGTGGGAAAAAGTCTTAAAAAACAGGCCACGGCCGCGCAGGAAGAACTTGGCAACCTGTTTTCTTTGGTTGATGAAACCTTGAAATCTTCGAAAGTCATTAAAATATTCAATGCTGATAAAATTTTAAAAAACCGTTTCAGCACCACCACCGATAACTGGCAGAAATACGCGATTGGCATGAGCCGCCGCCGCGAATTAGCCTCACCGATGAGCGAATTCCTGGGCTCAGTGACGATTTTAATCATTACCTGGTTTGCGGGCGTGCAGATATTGAACGAACAGACGATGGAGCCCGAAACTTTTCTGGTTTTTATCGGGATGTTCTTTCAGATTTTGGATCCTGCAAAAAAACTTTCGAGCGCAATCTCAAATATCCAGGGCGGAATGGCAAGTTTAGACCGTGTTTCAGAAGTACTGGATTATGACCTGAAGGTGGAGGAAATCGCAAATCCGCATGCTATTTCAACATTAAAAGATAAAATTGAATTTAAAAATATCGGTTTTAACTACGATAAAGATAATGTGATTCTCAAAAATTTCCACCTCACAATTCCAAAAGGGAAAACGGTGGCGCTGGTCGGCCAGTCGGGCTCAGGAAAAACCACGATCGCGAATCTTTTGGCGCGTTTTTACGATGTGAGCGAAGGTGAAATACTGGTTGACGGCAAAAACATTAAAGATCTTAAGCTCAATGATTACCGGCATCTGCTGGGCATGGTAACACAGGAATCGGTTTTGTTTAATGATTCTGTTTTCAATAATATCCTGATGGGGAAAGCCGACGCTACCGAAGAAGAAGTGATGGCTGCCGCCAAAATTGCAAACGCACATGAATTCATTGAAGGTCTTCCGGAAAAATATTACACCAATATCGGCGACGATGGAAATAAGCTTTCAGGTGGCCAAAAACAGCGTGTTTCAATTGCGAGAGCAGTTTTAAAAAATCCTCCAATCATGATTCTGGACGAGGCTACTTCTGCGCTCGATACCGAATCTGAAAGATTTGTGCAGGATGCCCTCGAAAAAATGATGGAAAACAGAACTTCGCTGGTGATCGCTCACCGGCTTTCAACCATCCAGAAAGCCGACTGGATCGTCGTGATGGAACGCGGAAACATCGTAGAACAGGGAACTCACACAGAACTGATGAACAACAATAGTGTCTACCGAAAACTGGTGGAACTGCAGAACTTTGGATAA
- a CDS encoding Transcription termination factor Rho yields the protein MKVTDEAAVEKPAEVATEPAAPDSEQQSEPVAPKAAEEQDANRNPQKKRRQRTPPVKTDSVSDEQAEETAPAVEAKTEQPRNQNPNQNSNQNQNQNPNQNGNQNGNSNANASQNPAKPQHPNQKNQHKNQNQNPNQNRNQQNTENQEEAAKKEFNFDGLVTIEGVLEILPDNYGFLRSPDFSYISSPDDVYVSTNQIRNYGLKTGDNVRGIVRLPKEGEKYFSLLKPTEVNGRDLEFIKDRVSFEFLTPLFPEEKFNLTGPNSTLSTRIVDLFTPIGKGQRAMIVAQPKTGKTMLLKDIANAISANHPEAYMMILLIDERPEEVTDMERSVNAEVIASTFDEPADKHVKVANLVLSKAQRMVECGHDVVILLDSITRLARAYNTVTPASGKILSGGVDANALHKPKRFFGAARNIEGGGSLTIIATALIDTGSKMDEVIFEEFKGTGNMELQLDRKIANKRIYPAIDLVSSSTRRDDLLLDETTMQRMWILRKYLADMNPVEAMEFVNKSIKGTRSNEEFLMSMNR from the coding sequence GTGAAAGTTACGGATGAAGCCGCTGTTGAAAAGCCCGCAGAGGTTGCAACAGAACCTGCCGCACCCGATTCAGAACAGCAAAGCGAACCGGTTGCGCCTAAAGCTGCTGAAGAGCAGGATGCCAACCGTAATCCGCAGAAAAAACGGAGACAGCGTACGCCACCTGTGAAAACCGATTCTGTAAGTGATGAGCAGGCAGAGGAAACTGCGCCGGCTGTTGAAGCTAAAACTGAACAGCCACGGAATCAGAATCCGAATCAGAATTCAAACCAGAATCAGAATCAAAACCCGAATCAAAACGGAAACCAGAACGGAAACAGCAACGCAAATGCTAGCCAGAACCCTGCGAAGCCTCAGCATCCGAACCAGAAAAATCAGCATAAAAACCAGAACCAAAATCCTAATCAGAACCGCAACCAGCAAAACACTGAAAATCAGGAAGAAGCTGCGAAAAAAGAGTTTAATTTCGACGGATTGGTTACCATTGAAGGCGTACTTGAAATTCTTCCCGATAACTACGGTTTCCTGCGTTCTCCGGATTTCTCCTATATTTCGTCTCCGGATGATGTGTACGTCTCTACCAACCAAATCCGAAATTATGGTCTGAAGACCGGCGATAACGTAAGAGGAATTGTGCGTCTGCCAAAGGAAGGCGAAAAATATTTCTCATTATTAAAACCTACTGAAGTTAACGGAAGGGATCTGGAATTCATCAAAGACAGGGTTTCATTTGAATTTTTGACGCCCCTTTTTCCTGAGGAGAAATTTAATCTTACAGGCCCGAACTCCACACTTTCTACACGAATCGTCGATTTATTTACACCCATCGGAAAAGGCCAGCGCGCAATGATCGTAGCACAGCCTAAAACCGGTAAGACGATGTTGCTTAAAGATATTGCGAACGCCATTTCAGCGAACCATCCAGAAGCGTACATGATGATTTTGCTGATTGACGAGAGACCTGAAGAGGTAACCGACATGGAAAGAAGCGTAAATGCAGAAGTAATTGCGTCTACCTTCGACGAACCTGCAGATAAACACGTGAAAGTGGCGAATCTGGTACTTTCTAAAGCGCAACGAATGGTAGAATGCGGCCATGATGTGGTGATATTGTTAGATTCAATCACCCGTTTGGCGAGAGCCTACAACACCGTAACGCCGGCTTCAGGTAAAATTCTTTCCGGAGGTGTTGATGCCAACGCACTTCATAAGCCGAAAAGATTTTTCGGTGCGGCGAGAAACATTGAAGGTGGCGGATCATTAACCATTATCGCTACCGCGCTGATCGATACAGGTTCTAAAATGGATGAGGTGATTTTCGAAGAGTTCAAAGGAACCGGAAATATGGAACTTCAGCTGGATCGTAAAATTGCCAATAAGCGAATTTATCCTGCAATCGACCTGGTATCTTCAAGTACAAGAAGAGACGATTTACTTCTTGATGAAACTACGATGCAGCGTATGTGGATCCTCAGAAAATATCTTGCAGATATGAATCCGGTAGAAGCGATGGAGTTTGTTAATAAAAGCATCAAAGGCACTCGCAGCAATGAGGAATTCCTGATGAGCATGAACAGATAG
- a CDS encoding RNA methylase, SpoU family, giving the protein MRLIRRQAFILVNFAKNTKMSSTKKLKLEELGRIDVETFKQTQKTGLTVVLDNVRSMHNVGAIFRTADAFLIEKVVLCGITPQPPHREIHKAALGATESVEWIYVDTVSAALETLKKENYTVIGIEQTSNSQKIGDYHISKDQKYAVVLGNEVDGLSEDALALYDAFLEIPQLGTKHSLNVSVCGGIVMWEFFKFLK; this is encoded by the coding sequence ATGCGGTTGATTCGGCGCCAAGCCTTTATTTTAGTTAATTTTGCCAAAAATACGAAAATGTCATCCACGAAGAAACTGAAACTCGAAGAATTAGGACGCATCGACGTTGAAACCTTTAAGCAAACCCAAAAAACAGGTTTAACGGTGGTGCTGGATAATGTACGCAGCATGCATAACGTGGGCGCCATCTTCAGGACGGCCGACGCTTTTCTCATCGAAAAAGTTGTGCTGTGTGGCATCACACCGCAACCGCCTCACCGCGAAATTCATAAAGCTGCTCTTGGCGCAACTGAAAGTGTGGAATGGATCTACGTAGATACCGTCTCGGCGGCACTTGAAACTTTAAAAAAGGAAAACTACACCGTCATTGGGATAGAACAGACTTCAAATTCGCAAAAGATTGGCGACTATCATATAAGCAAAGATCAAAAGTACGCCGTGGTTCTAGGGAATGAAGTGGATGGACTCAGCGAAGACGCGCTGGCGCTGTACGACGCGTTTCTTGAAATTCCGCAACTTGGCACCAAGCATTCGCTGAACGTGTCAGTCTGTGGCGGCATAGTCATGTGGGAATTCTTTAAATTTTTAAAATAA